One Melanotaenia boesemani isolate fMelBoe1 chromosome 8, fMelBoe1.pri, whole genome shotgun sequence DNA segment encodes these proteins:
- the proca gene encoding vitamin K-dependent protein C, whose amino-acid sequence MPRLILCLCVCITLWSAAVISLSVFSDAPQAHMLLRSRRANSFLEELKPANKERECVEEKCDFEEAREIFQTREATLEFWTVYTDGNQCQSNMCAHGECVDMYQDYACRCYPGYEGKFCEYNQTATNCSVDNGSCDHDCTDSANGKSRRCSCLNGYNLENDSRRCVPKGSSTCGQLLINRSTYSKPIDGLLPWTIGGEVGKKGESPWQVLLLNARGAFHCGGVLISESWVLTAAHCLKNYHKFRVRLGDYERKRHEDTEVTLNVIKTFTHPNYDTQTEDNDIALLRLETPAPFSKYIIPICLPGREMAERVLHLNGTVTVVSGWGKNDSGKYSSALNVIKIPLVSHSICTQQMLPHVVSDNVLCAGILGHNTDACEGDSGGPMVTLYRNTWFLVGLVSWGEGCGLEDKLGIYTKVSNYNDWISQVQEEWDKGPQPQ is encoded by the exons ATGCCTCGCCTcatcctgtgtctgtgtgtctgcatcACACTGTGGTCTGCAGCTGTCATCAGTCTGTCAG TGTTCTCGGACGCTCCGCAGGCCCACATGCTGCTCCGATCCCGCCGGGCGAACAGCTTCCTGGAGGAGCTAAAACCTGCCAACAAGGAGCGCGAATGTGTGGAGGAAAAGTGTGACTTCGAAGAGGCCAGAGAGATTTTCCAGACCAGGGAAGCTACA ctgGAGTTCTGGACCGTGTACACAG ATGGGAACCAGTGTCAGTCCAACATGTGTGCTCATGGCGAGTGTGTGGACATGTACCAGGACTACGCCTGCCGCTGTTACCCTGGATACGAGGGCAAATTCTGTGAATACA ATCAAACAGCCACCAATTGCTCGGTGGACAACGGCAGCTGTGACCACGACTGTACGGACAGCGCGAACGGCAAGTCGAGGCGCTGCAGCTGTTTGAACGGATACAATCTGGAGAACGACAGCAGGAGATGTGTCCCGAAAG GTTCTTCTACTTGTGGTCAGCTGCTGATCAACCGGTCAACGTACAGCAAGCCCATAGACGGGCTGCTGCCCTGGACGATCGGAGGAGAGGTGGGCAAGAAGGGGGAGAGTCCCTGGCAG GTGCTGCTACTGAACGCCAGAGGAGCTTTTCACTGCGGAGGTGTCCTCATCAGCGAGAGCTGGGTCCTGACGGCCGCTCACTGCCTCAAAAACTACCACAAGTTCCGAGTTCGACTTG GTGACTACGAGCGTAAGAGACACGAAGACACAGAGGTGACGCTGAATGTCATTAAGACCTTTACACATCCCAACTATGACACCCAGACGGAGGACAACGACATTGCCCTGCTGCGCCTAGAGACGCCCGCCCCCTTCTCTAAATACATAATCCCCATCTGCCTGCCGGGGCGAGAAATGGCGGAGCGAGTGCTCCACCTCAACGGCACCGTCACCGTGGTGAGCGGTTGGGGCAAAAACGACAGCGGTAAGTACAGCTCCGCCCTCAATGTCATCAAAATCCCGCTGGTCAGCCACAGCATCTGCACCCAGCAGATGCTGCCCCATGTCGTCTCCGACAACGTCCTCTGTGCCGGGATTCTGGGTCATAACACGGACGCCTGTGAAGGCGACAGCGGCGGGCCAATGGTCACTCTGTACAGGAACACCTGGTTCCTGGTTGGCCTGGTGTCATGGGGCGAGGGCTGTGGCTTGGAGGACAAGCTGGGCATCTACACCAAGGTTTCCAACTACAATGATTGGATCAGCCAGGTGCAGGAGGAGTGGGACAAAGGCCCCCAACCACAATGA
- the dusp28 gene encoding dual specificity phosphatase 28, with protein sequence MLQLCKVTSSLFISNARSACSDELIQQEAVTLCINVSKQQPFPSASVTKLQIPVYDDPNEDLYSHFDRCADAIQKEANRGGRSVVYCKNGRSRSATICIAYLMKHRKLTLTEAVQRVKTARHVIDPNPGFMAQLQRYEEELKRRRGKS encoded by the exons ATGCTGCAGCTGTGTAAGGTCACCAGCTCTCTGTTCATCAGCAACGCCCGCTCAGCCTGCAGCGACGAGCTCATCCAGCAGGAGGCGGTGACGCTCTGCATCAACGTGTCCAAACAGCAGCCGTTTCCCTCCGCGAGCGTCACCAAGCTGCAGATCCCCGTCTATGATGACCCCAACGAGGACCTCTACAGCCACTTTGACCGCTGCGCCGACGCCATCCAGAAGGAGGCCAACCGCGGCGGACGCAGCGTCGTCTACTGCAAGAACGGACGCAGCCGATCCGCCACCATCTGCATCGCCTACCTGATGAAACACCGCAAGCTGACGCTGACCGAGGCTGTTCAG AGAGTGAAGACGGCCCGTCATGTGATCGATCCCAACCCCGGCTTCATGGCTCAGCTGCAGAGATACGAAGAGGAGCTGAAGAGGAGGCGAGGAAAGTCCTGA